A window from Nevskia ramosa DSM 11499 encodes these proteins:
- a CDS encoding GldG family protein gives MKTLASRRFQRRLNTVLIVIVVLLAAMVSTRYKIEADWTYGNRNTLTEGSRRQLAAMPDAIRVLVFDYPNSETRGEVQALVARYQRVKKNLSLEFIDPGAEPIKARSHKISRAGVAVLEYQGRHETLEQLGEAEIAASLQRLADAGERYVLFLQGHGERSITPGPGATQYDLTLLAEALAEKGLKVLPLNLLTTPKIPDNTSALVIASATQALLDGEIATIRAYVEAGGNLLWLTDPDYPAGLEPLAQSLGVHWLNGTVIFANYAAVGSPSPAVFLTASYPPNPITGTSAGQFAKITSFPLARALEFDTPALPKVAGWTYAPIIETQADAWLETGSIDGEVAFDKDVDRRGPLTIGLSMSRELPAAGEQAKRNQRIALFGDGDFLSDLMLERDGNKALAVALLQWLSSRDALIDVDVPRAPDIALNLPPWAFWLAGAGFTAIIPLLLLGFGIGRWLIRRRQ, from the coding sequence ATGAAGACACTCGCAAGCCGGCGTTTCCAGCGCCGCCTGAACACCGTGCTGATTGTGATCGTGGTGCTGCTCGCGGCGATGGTGTCGACGCGCTACAAGATCGAGGCGGACTGGACCTACGGCAATCGCAACACGCTGACCGAAGGCAGCCGCCGCCAGCTGGCGGCGATGCCGGATGCGATCCGCGTGCTGGTTTTCGACTACCCGAACAGCGAAACCCGCGGCGAAGTGCAGGCGCTGGTGGCGCGCTATCAGCGCGTGAAGAAGAACCTGTCGCTGGAGTTCATCGATCCCGGTGCCGAGCCGATCAAGGCGCGCAGCCACAAGATCAGCCGGGCCGGTGTCGCGGTGCTCGAATATCAGGGCCGCCACGAGACGCTGGAGCAGCTCGGCGAAGCGGAAATCGCCGCCAGCCTGCAACGGCTCGCCGACGCCGGCGAACGCTACGTGCTGTTCCTGCAGGGCCACGGCGAACGCTCGATCACGCCGGGGCCGGGTGCTACCCAGTACGATCTCACTCTGCTCGCCGAAGCGCTAGCCGAGAAAGGTCTGAAAGTGCTGCCGCTGAACCTGCTGACCACGCCGAAGATTCCCGACAACACCTCGGCGCTGGTCATCGCCAGCGCGACTCAAGCCTTGCTCGACGGCGAAATCGCGACGATCCGCGCCTATGTAGAGGCCGGCGGCAATCTGCTGTGGCTGACCGATCCGGACTACCCCGCTGGCCTCGAACCGCTGGCCCAAAGTCTCGGCGTTCACTGGCTCAACGGCACGGTGATCTTCGCCAACTACGCCGCCGTCGGCTCGCCGAGCCCGGCCGTGTTCCTGACCGCCAGCTATCCGCCGAACCCGATCACCGGAACCTCGGCGGGGCAGTTTGCGAAGATCACCTCGTTCCCGCTGGCGCGCGCCCTCGAGTTCGATACGCCTGCGCTTCCGAAGGTGGCCGGCTGGACTTACGCGCCGATCATCGAGACCCAGGCCGACGCCTGGCTGGAGACCGGCAGCATCGACGGCGAGGTCGCCTTCGACAAGGACGTCGACCGCCGTGGCCCGCTGACCATCGGCTTGAGCATGAGCCGCGAACTTCCGGCCGCTGGCGAGCAAGCCAAACGCAATCAGCGCATCGCCTTGTTCGGCGATGGCGATTTCCTGTCCGACCTGATGCTCGAGCGCGATGGCAACAAGGCCCTCGCGGTCGCTCTGCTGCAATGGCTGTCGTCGCGCGATGCCCTGATCGACGTCGATGTGCCGCGCGCACCGGACATCGCCTTGAACCTGCCGCCCTGGGCGTTCTGGCTGGCCGGCGCCGGCTTCACCGCGATCATTCCGCTGTTGCTGCTCGGCTTCGGCATCGGCCGCTGGCTGATCCGCCGTCGCCAGTGA
- the mutM gene encoding bifunctional DNA-formamidopyrimidine glycosylase/DNA-(apurinic or apyrimidinic site) lyase — translation MPELPEVETVRRGVEPHVVGRRITEVVVREPRMRWPVPVDFAVYACGQRIEGVTRRGKYLVFALEGGDRIIVHLGMTGRVLVLDAGHPLKKHDHVDLVLDDGRLLRYHDPRRFGAVLSWPKAEIGHVLIDSLGPEPFSEAFSGDYLYQRSRGKKVAVKSFVMDGQVVVGAGNIYAAESLFRAGIRPKRAAGRVTRAEYARLAAEIRSVLSEAILQGGTTLRDFAGADGASGYFQQDLYVYGREGLACRKCGTIIKGLRLGNRASCWCPGCQR, via the coding sequence ATGCCCGAACTCCCCGAAGTAGAAACCGTCCGCCGCGGCGTCGAGCCGCATGTCGTCGGCCGTCGCATCACCGAGGTCGTGGTCCGCGAGCCGCGGATGCGTTGGCCGGTGCCGGTGGATTTCGCGGTCTATGCCTGTGGCCAGCGGATCGAGGGCGTCACGCGGCGTGGCAAGTATCTGGTGTTCGCGCTGGAAGGCGGCGACCGGATCATCGTCCACCTCGGCATGACCGGCCGGGTGCTGGTGCTCGACGCGGGTCATCCGCTGAAGAAGCACGATCACGTCGATCTGGTGCTCGATGACGGCCGGCTGCTGCGTTATCACGACCCGCGCCGCTTCGGCGCCGTGCTGTCCTGGCCCAAGGCCGAGATCGGCCACGTGCTGATCGATTCGCTGGGCCCCGAGCCGTTCTCGGAAGCCTTCAGCGGCGACTACCTGTACCAGCGCTCGCGTGGCAAGAAGGTGGCGGTGAAAAGCTTCGTCATGGACGGTCAGGTGGTGGTCGGTGCCGGCAATATCTATGCGGCGGAATCGCTGTTCCGGGCCGGCATCCGGCCGAAGCGTGCCGCCGGCCGTGTCACCCGCGCCGAATACGCGCGCCTGGCCGCCGAGATTCGCTCGGTGCTGAGCGAAGCGATCCTTCAGGGCGGCACCACCTTGCGTGACTTCGCCGGTGCCGATGGCGCCTCGGGCTACTTCCAGCAGGATTTGTACGTCTACGGCCGCGAGGGCCTGGCCTGCCGGAAGTGCGGGACGATCATCAAGGGCTTGCGGCTGGGCAACCGGGCTAGTTGCTGGTGTCCGGGTTGCCAGCGCTGA
- a CDS encoding polysaccharide lyase family 7 protein, with protein sequence MNTGSYRINSGAFTSAPGTIANGDKVTLRLDASSSYSAAVTQTLSIEGQPNRIFRVITLETDPNPPPPPPVVVPEPVAIRWSAYGKLTLPVDQDGKAGADEIEASALDNYSSTYWYQPTSGQRAQSGYSATGGETVFWTPVNGDGTTESSSYARTEMREQVVSGNNRINWGLAGTHIQKGTVVVSQLPTAISSTSKTFLVFGQMHSVDNSPPMKMIFQRLPNGTTEVMSNYNTKRAGGASQNSTVRVPIRIGEKFTYEIRLIDGTITTLVNNIVLDVRDMSSGWNGAQLFFKAGSYLGNNAQTATGYGEVVYSTFEVVHQ encoded by the coding sequence GTGAACACCGGGAGCTATCGCATCAATAGCGGTGCTTTCACCTCGGCGCCAGGAACCATTGCGAACGGCGACAAGGTCACGCTTCGCCTCGATGCCTCCAGCTCTTACAGCGCCGCCGTGACGCAGACGCTGAGCATCGAGGGTCAACCCAACAGGATTTTTCGGGTCATCACCCTGGAAACCGATCCCAATCCGCCGCCGCCCCCACCGGTCGTCGTTCCTGAACCTGTCGCGATACGTTGGTCTGCATACGGGAAACTGACCCTGCCAGTCGACCAGGATGGGAAAGCCGGCGCCGATGAAATCGAAGCTTCCGCTCTCGACAACTACTCGTCGACTTACTGGTACCAACCTACATCCGGCCAGCGGGCACAGTCGGGATATAGCGCCACAGGAGGGGAAACAGTGTTCTGGACACCCGTGAACGGCGATGGAACCACCGAAAGCTCCTCGTATGCACGTACCGAAATGCGCGAGCAGGTGGTGTCTGGCAACAATCGCATCAACTGGGGCCTCGCCGGCACCCATATCCAGAAGGGAACAGTGGTGGTGTCCCAACTTCCGACCGCGATCAGTTCGACGTCGAAAACGTTCTTGGTTTTCGGGCAAATGCACAGTGTCGATAACTCGCCGCCGATGAAAATGATCTTCCAGCGCCTGCCGAACGGCACCACGGAAGTCATGTCGAACTACAACACCAAACGGGCAGGCGGCGCGTCACAGAACTCCACCGTGCGGGTTCCAATCCGGATCGGTGAGAAATTCACTTATGAAATTCGCCTGATCGATGGAACGATCACGACACTGGTCAACAACATCGTGCTGGATGTCCGCGACATGTCTTCAGGCTGGAACGGCGCGCAGTTGTTCTTTAAGGCAGGCAGTTATCTTGGAAACAACGCGCAGACTGCGACCGGCTACGGAGAGGTGGTGTACTCGACTTTCGAGGTCGTCCACCAGTAG
- a CDS encoding NADH:flavin oxidoreductase/NADH oxidase family protein, with product MPTPQLADTLTLPCGAVLPNRLCKSAMTEGVADAYLRPTSRHEVLYRQWSEGGAGLLITGNVQIDRRVLERPGNVAIDPARPDAETMQRLKAWAKAGTVAGNHLWMQISHAGRQSPMYVTMEPLAPSAVQLKLLANYAKPRAITEPEILDFIQRYANVAATAREAGFTGVQIHSAHGYLLSSFLSGVTNLRTDAWGGSLENRARMLLETIKATRKAVGADFPISVKLNSADFQKGGFTNEECLKVVDWLNAAGIDLLEVSGGSYEQPRLLGYEGKARDVAGYRAPDQAEAQPQLPKQLDSTRKREAYFLEYAAAIRKVATMPMLVTGGFRTRAGMDEALASGDCDLIGLGRPLCGEPDLPKRLLSGAISELPRYEKRMQLGPGIFAPTTKVHLLRLINVFGQQGWYYLQVMRLADGLKPNFKLGVFGAFVGYLFDEYKKAWRMHSARRATAKSA from the coding sequence GTGCCCACCCCGCAACTCGCCGACACGCTCACCCTCCCCTGCGGCGCCGTGCTGCCCAACCGCTTGTGCAAGAGCGCGATGACCGAGGGTGTGGCCGATGCATATCTGCGACCGACTTCTCGCCACGAGGTGCTGTATCGCCAGTGGTCCGAGGGCGGCGCGGGCTTGCTGATCACCGGCAACGTGCAGATCGATCGCCGGGTGCTGGAACGGCCGGGCAACGTCGCGATCGACCCGGCGCGGCCGGATGCCGAGACGATGCAGCGGCTCAAGGCCTGGGCGAAGGCCGGCACTGTCGCCGGCAACCATCTTTGGATGCAGATCAGCCACGCCGGCCGGCAGTCACCGATGTACGTGACGATGGAGCCGCTGGCGCCCAGCGCGGTGCAGTTGAAGCTGCTCGCCAACTACGCGAAGCCGCGGGCAATCACCGAGCCCGAGATCCTCGATTTCATTCAGCGCTATGCGAATGTCGCGGCTACCGCGCGCGAAGCGGGCTTCACCGGCGTGCAGATTCATAGTGCGCACGGCTATCTGTTGTCGTCGTTCCTGTCCGGCGTCACCAATCTGCGGACCGACGCCTGGGGCGGCAGCCTGGAGAACCGCGCGCGGATGTTGCTGGAGACGATCAAGGCGACGCGCAAGGCCGTCGGCGCGGACTTCCCGATCAGCGTCAAGCTGAACTCGGCGGACTTCCAGAAAGGCGGCTTCACCAACGAGGAATGCCTGAAGGTGGTCGACTGGCTGAACGCGGCCGGTATCGATCTGCTCGAAGTCTCCGGCGGCAGCTACGAGCAGCCGCGTCTGCTCGGCTACGAGGGCAAGGCCAGGGACGTGGCCGGTTATCGCGCGCCGGATCAGGCCGAAGCGCAGCCGCAGCTCCCGAAACAGCTGGACAGCACGCGCAAGCGCGAGGCCTATTTCCTCGAATATGCGGCGGCCATCCGCAAGGTCGCGACCATGCCGATGCTGGTCACCGGCGGTTTCCGCACCCGCGCCGGCATGGACGAAGCGCTGGCCAGCGGCGACTGTGATCTGATCGGCCTCGGCCGGCCGCTGTGTGGCGAGCCGGATCTGCCGAAGCGCTTGCTGAGCGGCGCGATCAGCGAACTGCCGCGCTACGAGAAGCGCATGCAGCTTGGCCCCGGCATCTTCGCGCCGACCACCAAGGTGCATCTGCTGCGCTTGATCAACGTGTTCGGCCAGCAGGGCTGGTACTACCTGCAGGTGATGCGCCTGGCCGATGGCCTGAAGCCGAATTTCAAGCTCGGCGTGTTCGGCGCATTTGTCGGTTACCTGTTCGACGAGTACAAGAAAGCCTGGCGCATGCATAGCGCCCGGCGTGCTACGGCGAAATCCGCCTGA
- a CDS encoding DUF962 domain-containing protein, with protein MSKTSDAAAANPPTASFREFYPFYLGEHANRTCRRLHFIGTSLVIATAVYALLTGRYTALWFMPLFGYGFAWVAHFFVEKNRPATFKAPFYSLAGDFVMFKDMLTGRIPF; from the coding sequence ATGAGCAAGACCAGCGACGCAGCAGCAGCCAATCCACCCACCGCGAGCTTCCGCGAGTTCTATCCGTTCTATCTCGGCGAGCACGCGAACCGCACCTGCCGGCGCCTTCATTTCATCGGCACCAGCCTGGTGATCGCAACGGCCGTCTACGCGCTGCTCACCGGCCGCTACACCGCGTTGTGGTTCATGCCGCTGTTCGGCTACGGCTTCGCCTGGGTCGCCCATTTCTTCGTCGAGAAGAACCGCCCGGCGACCTTCAAGGCACCGTTCTACAGCCTCGCCGGCGATTTCGTGATGTTCAAGGACATGCTCACCGGGCGCATTCCGTTCTGA
- the mnmG gene encoding tRNA uridine-5-carboxymethylaminomethyl(34) synthesis enzyme MnmG: MSQHFDVIVIGGGHAGTEAALASARSGARTLLVTQNIETLGQMSCNPAIGGIGKGHLVREIDALGGAMAHAADRAGIQFRILNASKGPAVRATRAQADRMLYRAAVRELLENQPNLSLFQQEVDDLIVEGEAVRGVVTRAGLRFTARAVVLTVGTFLAGKIHVGMVNHQGGRAGDAPSNALAARLRELPLRVGRLKTGTPPRIDGRTINYDGLIEQPGDTPTPVFSFLGSVAEHPRQVSCWMTHTNERTHEIIRSGFDRSPMFTGIIEGTGPRYCPSVEDKVNRFASKTSHQVFIEPEGLNTHEVYPNGISTSLPYDIQEALVHSIKGFERAHITRPGYAIEYDYFDPRDLQMSLETKVIAGLFFAGQINGTTGYEEAAAQGLLAGINAARKSRDEAPWCPARHEAYIGVLVDDLITRGTAEPYRMFTSRAEHRLLLREDNADLRLTPVGREMNLVDDARWEAFRAKRDAIDVESARLSAHWLKPTQLGTPAMVEAFGPASADNGASALDLLRRPEANIAALKRFGLMSEDIDDAVAEQVEIRVKYAGYIERQQVEIARAVRYDDAPMPVDLDYAAVSGLSNEVRQKLAAHRPQTVAQASRISGVTPAAVSLLLVHLKKLGLLRRTA; this comes from the coding sequence ATGTCGCAGCATTTCGATGTCATCGTCATTGGCGGCGGCCACGCCGGCACCGAAGCCGCGCTCGCGTCGGCGCGCAGCGGTGCCCGCACCTTGCTGGTCACCCAGAACATCGAGACGCTCGGGCAGATGTCCTGCAACCCGGCGATCGGCGGCATCGGCAAGGGCCATCTGGTCCGCGAGATCGATGCCCTTGGTGGTGCGATGGCGCATGCAGCCGATCGCGCCGGCATCCAGTTCCGTATCCTCAATGCGTCGAAAGGGCCGGCGGTGCGCGCGACTCGCGCCCAGGCCGATCGCATGCTCTATCGCGCTGCTGTGCGCGAGCTGCTCGAAAATCAGCCGAACCTGTCGCTGTTCCAGCAGGAAGTCGATGACCTGATCGTTGAAGGCGAAGCAGTGCGTGGTGTCGTCACCCGCGCCGGCCTGCGCTTCACCGCACGCGCCGTGGTGCTGACCGTCGGTACTTTCCTCGCCGGCAAGATTCACGTCGGCATGGTCAATCACCAGGGTGGCCGGGCTGGCGATGCGCCGAGCAATGCGCTGGCTGCGCGTCTGCGCGAACTGCCGCTGCGCGTGGGCCGCCTCAAGACCGGAACGCCGCCGCGCATCGATGGCCGCACGATCAACTACGACGGCCTGATCGAGCAGCCAGGCGACACGCCGACGCCGGTGTTCTCGTTCCTCGGATCGGTCGCCGAACATCCGCGTCAGGTGTCTTGCTGGATGACCCACACCAACGAGCGCACGCACGAGATCATCCGCAGCGGCTTCGATCGCAGCCCGATGTTCACCGGCATCATCGAAGGCACCGGGCCGCGCTATTGCCCGAGTGTCGAGGACAAGGTCAATCGCTTCGCCTCGAAGACTTCGCATCAGGTGTTCATCGAACCGGAAGGTCTGAACACCCATGAGGTCTATCCGAACGGCATCTCCACGAGCTTGCCGTACGACATCCAGGAAGCGCTGGTGCATTCGATCAAGGGCTTCGAGCGCGCCCACATCACCCGGCCGGGTTATGCGATCGAGTACGACTACTTCGATCCGCGCGATCTGCAGATGAGCCTGGAAACCAAGGTCATCGCCGGCCTGTTCTTCGCCGGCCAGATCAATGGCACCACCGGTTACGAGGAAGCGGCGGCGCAGGGTCTGCTGGCCGGCATCAATGCCGCCCGCAAGTCACGCGATGAAGCGCCGTGGTGCCCGGCGCGGCATGAGGCTTATATCGGCGTGCTCGTCGACGATCTGATCACGCGCGGCACGGCCGAGCCGTATCGCATGTTCACCTCGCGCGCCGAGCATCGCCTGCTGCTGCGTGAGGACAACGCCGATCTGCGGCTGACGCCGGTAGGCCGCGAGATGAATCTGGTCGACGATGCGCGCTGGGAAGCGTTCAGGGCTAAGCGCGATGCGATCGATGTCGAAAGCGCGCGGCTGTCAGCGCACTGGCTGAAGCCCACACAGCTCGGCACGCCGGCGATGGTCGAGGCCTTTGGTCCGGCGTCGGCCGACAACGGTGCCTCGGCACTCGATCTGCTGCGCCGGCCGGAAGCCAATATCGCTGCGCTGAAGCGTTTCGGATTGATGAGCGAAGACATCGACGACGCAGTGGCCGAGCAGGTCGAAATCCGCGTCAAGTACGCCGGCTACATCGAGCGCCAGCAGGTCGAGATCGCGCGCGCCGTGCGTTATGACGATGCGCCGATGCCAGTCGATCTCGATTACGCGGCGGTCAGCGGTCTTTCCAACGAAGTGCGCCAGAAGCTGGCGGCGCATCGGCCGCAGACCGTCGCGCAGGCCAGTCGCATTTCCGGCGTCACGCCGGCGGCCGTGTCACTGCTGCTGGTGCATCTGAAGAAGCTTGGCCTGCTCAGGCGCACAGCCTGA
- a CDS encoding CBS domain-containing protein — MATLDSVKVRDYMTTKLVTFRPDMEVMHAVHTLVEKGISGAPVVDAKGNLVGILSQRDCLEVALTAAQDTCIAGPVAQYMSEKPVTVDPETNLTQLATMFTTAPFRRYPVIENGQLVGQISRSDVLRAISHLC, encoded by the coding sequence ATGGCAACGCTTGATTCGGTCAAGGTCCGCGATTACATGACGACCAAGCTCGTCACCTTCCGGCCGGACATGGAAGTGATGCACGCCGTACACACGCTGGTCGAGAAGGGCATCTCCGGTGCGCCGGTCGTCGATGCCAAAGGCAACCTGGTCGGCATCCTGTCGCAGCGCGACTGCCTCGAAGTGGCGCTGACCGCCGCACAGGACACCTGCATCGCCGGGCCGGTCGCCCAGTACATGAGCGAGAAACCGGTGACCGTCGATCCGGAAACCAATCTCACGCAACTGGCGACGATGTTCACCACCGCGCCGTTCCGTCGCTATCCGGTGATCGAGAACGGCCAGCTGGTCGGCCAGATTTCGCGCTCGGACGTGCTGCGCGCGATCAGCCACCTTTGCTGA
- a CDS encoding M48 family metallopeptidase — protein sequence MADLLGPFAPLQLTERVSARARNIRIEVRPDGNVLLVIPKRVPRGTAHAFLKSREEWIRIKLVELKSRAARVPTHPPLRWDGSDTIPLRGQQLPLRIVLSRIARPLVRFDHEVSVFCSTADSVRTELLAQTLRAALSKLARNDARSLLESESQRLGVSFIGPRIADQKSLWGSCTPDGLISLNWRLVMAPREALRYVVIHELCHRRHLDHSPRFWRLVEKQMDDHVHWRAYLREHGAALHAVLPKAGIEPPPSGLFDGAL from the coding sequence ATGGCCGATCTGCTCGGACCCTTTGCGCCGCTGCAGCTGACCGAACGCGTCAGCGCGCGGGCCCGCAACATCCGCATTGAAGTCCGGCCCGATGGCAACGTGCTGCTGGTGATTCCGAAGCGCGTGCCGCGGGGCACGGCGCACGCCTTCCTGAAGAGCCGTGAGGAATGGATCCGCATCAAGCTCGTGGAACTGAAATCGCGTGCCGCTCGAGTGCCGACGCATCCGCCGCTGCGCTGGGATGGCAGCGACACCATTCCGCTGCGCGGTCAACAACTGCCGCTGCGCATCGTGCTGTCGCGCATCGCGCGGCCGCTGGTCCGCTTCGATCATGAAGTCAGCGTGTTCTGCTCGACCGCCGACAGCGTCCGTACCGAACTGCTGGCGCAGACGCTGCGCGCAGCGCTCAGCAAGCTGGCCCGCAACGATGCCCGCAGCCTGCTCGAAAGCGAATCGCAGCGGCTCGGCGTGAGCTTCATCGGCCCGCGCATCGCCGATCAGAAATCGCTGTGGGGCAGCTGCACGCCAGATGGGCTGATCAGCCTGAACTGGCGGCTGGTGATGGCGCCACGCGAAGCGCTGCGCTATGTGGTCATCCACGAGCTTTGCCATCGCCGCCATCTCGATCACTCGCCGCGCTTCTGGCGGCTGGTCGAAAAGCAGATGGACGATCACGTGCACTGGCGCGCCTACCTGCGCGAGCACGGTGCGGCCCTGCATGCGGTGCTGCCGAAGGCGGGCATCGAACCGCCGCCGTCAGGATTGTTCGACGGCGCGCTATGA
- a CDS encoding ParB/RepB/Spo0J family partition protein produces MTVPGETIRRIPLDLIRPGTTQARRRFAADALRELAESIRESGIIQPLVLRSLGHGPRREYELLAGERRWRAAQLAGLHEVPALIRDDLDEAEARVLGLIENLQRESLSPMETADGLRKLGEAHTLTHEAIGTRIGKSRAYVTNFLRLLALAPAVQTMLDEGSLSLGHAKVLAGLQTQSQLRWAEACVRERLSVRALERRLAIGARVLAASTKPDDWQKLAGKLSDHLGYTAAFKPGSAGSGELRVKFHDLDELDGLLARIGYREG; encoded by the coding sequence TTGACCGTACCGGGCGAAACCATCCGCCGCATTCCGCTGGACCTGATCCGTCCGGGCACCACCCAGGCCCGGCGCCGTTTTGCGGCCGACGCGCTGCGCGAGCTGGCCGAGTCGATCCGCGAGTCCGGCATCATCCAGCCGCTGGTGCTGCGCTCGCTCGGCCATGGTCCGCGCCGCGAGTACGAGCTGCTGGCCGGCGAACGTCGCTGGCGTGCTGCGCAACTGGCCGGCCTCCACGAAGTACCGGCGCTGATCCGCGACGATCTCGACGAAGCCGAAGCCCGCGTGCTCGGGCTGATCGAAAACCTGCAGCGCGAATCGCTGTCGCCGATGGAAACCGCCGATGGCCTGCGCAAGCTTGGCGAGGCGCACACCTTGACTCACGAAGCGATCGGCACCCGCATCGGCAAGTCCCGCGCTTACGTCACCAATTTCCTGCGTCTGCTGGCACTGGCACCGGCGGTGCAGACGATGCTCGACGAAGGCTCATTGAGCCTCGGTCACGCCAAGGTGCTGGCCGGCCTGCAGACCCAATCGCAACTGCGCTGGGCCGAAGCCTGCGTGCGCGAGCGGCTCAGCGTGCGGGCGCTCGAACGACGGCTGGCCATCGGCGCACGCGTGCTTGCCGCCTCGACCAAGCCGGACGACTGGCAGAAGCTTGCCGGCAAGCTGTCCGATCATCTCGGCTACACCGCCGCGTTCAAGCCGGGCAGTGCCGGCAGCGGCGAGTTGCGCGTGAAGTTTCATGACCTTGACGAACTCGATGGTCTGCTCGCCCGCATCGGCTATCGCGAAGGCTGA